The following proteins are encoded in a genomic region of Galbibacter sp. BG1:
- a CDS encoding gluconate:H+ symporter produces MPLVTVILGIILLFILIAKFKLNAFIAFIIVALFVGIAGGMDLNTVVDSIQKGIGNTLGFLVLILGLGAMLGKLVADSGAAQQITSKLIEKFGKKNIQWAVVLTGFIVGIPMFYSVGFVILIPLVFTVAVSTGMPLLYVGLPMLASLSVTHGYLPPHPAPTVIADQFNADIGKTLLYGIIIAIPAIIAAGPLLARTKLITRINATPLKEFYNPTIINEDKLPGMGVSIFTALLPVILIGVATLANHFLSEENYLLTLINFIGNPVIAMLIAVLTAIYTLGVARGKKMTEVMNSLSASVSSITMVLLIIAGAGALKQIMVDSGVSTYIADLIKGSNLSPLFLAWFIATIIRVCVGSATVAGLTTAGIVGSLAQIDGVNAELMVLAIGSGSLMLSHVNDSGFWLFKEYFNLSVKETLKSWTVMETTVGVMGLIGVLILNFFL; encoded by the coding sequence ATGCCATTAGTTACCGTAATTCTGGGGATTATTTTATTATTTATTCTTATCGCAAAGTTTAAGCTCAACGCTTTTATTGCCTTCATCATTGTGGCTTTATTTGTAGGAATCGCTGGAGGAATGGATCTAAATACCGTAGTTGATTCAATTCAAAAGGGAATTGGTAATACCTTAGGATTTTTAGTATTGATACTTGGACTGGGGGCAATGCTGGGAAAGTTGGTTGCAGATAGTGGTGCCGCTCAACAAATAACCTCTAAGCTCATAGAAAAATTTGGCAAAAAAAATATCCAATGGGCAGTAGTTCTCACTGGATTCATCGTGGGTATTCCTATGTTTTATTCTGTTGGTTTTGTAATATTAATCCCTTTGGTATTTACGGTGGCGGTCTCTACCGGAATGCCGCTTTTGTATGTGGGACTTCCCATGCTCGCTTCCTTATCTGTTACTCATGGATACCTGCCACCACACCCTGCGCCCACTGTTATTGCAGATCAATTTAATGCCGACATTGGGAAAACGCTGCTGTATGGAATTATCATCGCCATTCCTGCTATTATTGCTGCCGGCCCATTGCTTGCCCGAACCAAATTAATCACTCGAATTAATGCCACTCCTTTAAAAGAATTTTACAATCCAACTATAATCAACGAAGACAAACTACCCGGAATGGGAGTTAGTATTTTTACTGCTTTATTACCAGTTATTTTAATTGGTGTGGCAACTTTGGCAAACCATTTTCTCTCTGAAGAGAATTATCTTTTAACCCTAATTAATTTTATCGGAAATCCAGTTATTGCCATGCTCATTGCGGTACTTACAGCTATTTATACCTTAGGAGTTGCCAGAGGAAAGAAAATGACCGAAGTTATGAATTCCCTCTCTGCTTCGGTGTCCAGCATTACAATGGTATTACTTATTATAGCAGGAGCAGGAGCCTTAAAACAAATAATGGTAGATAGCGGGGTAAGTACTTACATTGCAGATTTAATAAAAGGATCTAACCTATCCCCATTATTTCTAGCCTGGTTTATTGCCACAATAATCAGAGTTTGTGTGGGCTCTGCTACAGTAGCCGGACTTACCACGGCAGGTATAGTTGGATCTTTAGCTCAAATCGACGGTGTAAATGCTGAACTTATGGTTTTAGCTATCGGCTCGGGAAGTCTCATGCTTTCTCATGTAAACGATAGCGGATTTTGGCTATTCAAGGAGTATTTCAACCTATCGGTTAAGGAAACATTAAAAAGCTGGACAGTCATGGAAACAACTGTTGGAGTTATGGGTTTAATCGGTGTCTTGATTCTTAACTTTTTCCTTTAA
- a CDS encoding sulfatase translates to MIKFTSFFTLLLLFSFNISSQNAPNVIIFIGDDISWDDFGCYGNPYVQTPNIDKLAAEGIKFNNFYLTASSCSPSRNSIITGRYPHNTGAAELHTEPPIWMKSFPEILKENDYYTAQAGKFHIGEYAKRGFSKVSLKENGDGGERKWVEFLQDRPKDKPFFMWFAAFDAHRGWGENEFSNTHNPKDIEPPFYLADSDSTKVDLARYYDEIKRFDHYIGKVVDELENQDELDNTLIIVMADNGRPFPHSKTRVNDRGMKSPFIVFGPKNLVKRNAESNALVSAIDIAPTILDFAKAPIDEQFQGVSFKKVLKKPSTAFRNHVFAEHNWHDYEAYERMVRTKDFMYIFNARPEFPQSGPADAVGSPSYKDLLQLKENRELSAIQADIFVTPRPSEELYDMKTDSIQLLNVASVPSYKNELQKMKTALKMWMETTGDNIPKNLTKDWYERKPDYVKTPAFEVRGEMPGSATEAIKNNNKGAF, encoded by the coding sequence ATGATTAAATTTACTTCCTTTTTTACACTGCTCCTACTTTTTAGTTTCAATATTTCATCGCAAAACGCTCCAAACGTCATCATTTTTATCGGAGATGATATTAGTTGGGATGATTTTGGATGCTACGGAAATCCTTACGTGCAAACCCCAAATATTGACAAACTGGCTGCTGAGGGTATTAAGTTCAACAATTTTTATTTGACTGCCAGTTCCTGCAGTCCCAGTAGAAATAGTATTATTACCGGAAGATATCCGCACAATACTGGTGCTGCTGAATTACATACCGAACCTCCTATTTGGATGAAGTCTTTTCCTGAAATCTTAAAAGAAAACGATTACTATACCGCACAAGCTGGTAAATTTCACATTGGAGAATACGCCAAGCGTGGTTTTAGCAAAGTGTCCTTAAAAGAAAATGGTGACGGAGGGGAGCGCAAATGGGTAGAATTTCTGCAAGACCGACCAAAGGATAAACCCTTTTTTATGTGGTTTGCTGCTTTTGATGCCCACCGTGGATGGGGAGAAAATGAATTTTCAAATACCCATAATCCAAAAGATATCGAACCTCCTTTTTATTTAGCAGATTCCGATTCCACAAAAGTGGATCTCGCCAGATACTACGATGAGATAAAACGGTTCGATCATTATATAGGAAAGGTTGTTGACGAGCTAGAGAATCAGGATGAGCTGGATAATACACTTATTATTGTCATGGCAGATAACGGTCGCCCATTCCCACACAGTAAAACCCGTGTAAACGACCGTGGGATGAAAAGTCCGTTTATTGTTTTTGGTCCGAAGAATTTAGTAAAACGAAACGCTGAATCCAATGCGTTGGTAAGCGCCATCGATATCGCCCCTACTATTTTAGATTTTGCCAAAGCACCCATAGATGAACAGTTTCAGGGTGTTAGCTTTAAAAAAGTTTTGAAGAAACCATCAACAGCTTTTAGAAATCATGTTTTTGCTGAACATAATTGGCATGATTATGAAGCTTACGAACGGATGGTACGGACAAAAGACTTTATGTATATTTTCAATGCACGACCTGAATTTCCGCAATCCGGCCCCGCCGATGCCGTTGGGAGTCCGTCTTACAAAGACTTACTTCAGTTGAAGGAAAACAGGGAGCTTTCCGCAATCCAAGCTGATATTTTTGTTACGCCAAGGCCTTCAGAAGAACTTTATGATATGAAAACAGATTCGATTCAGTTATTAAATGTAGCGTCGGTTCCTTCCTATAAAAATGAATTGCAGAAAATGAAAACTGCTTTAAAAATGTGGATGGAAACCACTGGCGACAATATTCCAAAAAACTTAACAAAGGATTGGTACGAGCGAAAACCTGATTATGTAAAAACACCTGCTTTTGAAGTTCGTGGCGAAATGCCCGGAAGCGCTACGGAAGCCATTAAAAACAACAACAAAGGAGCATTTTAA
- a CDS encoding regulatory protein RecX — protein sequence MFLYEVNHAKSYTLEEAKRKLESYCAYQDRCHKEVVTKLQNMNMIPLAVDTIVAHLIEHNFLNEERFAKSFARGKFRIKKWGKNRIVRELKFRGISRFNIQTALKEIPDDAYYATFHDLAEKRANQITEKSPVKKKKKLADYLLYRGWESSLVYEKVNELV from the coding sequence TTGTTTCTTTACGAGGTGAATCATGCAAAATCATATACCCTTGAAGAAGCCAAGCGAAAGCTTGAGAGTTACTGTGCTTACCAAGACCGTTGCCATAAAGAAGTTGTTACCAAGCTTCAAAATATGAATATGATTCCACTTGCCGTCGATACCATTGTTGCACATCTTATTGAACACAATTTTTTGAATGAAGAGCGGTTTGCCAAAAGCTTCGCTAGAGGTAAATTCCGCATAAAAAAATGGGGCAAAAACAGAATTGTTAGAGAATTAAAATTTAGAGGGATTTCTAGATTCAATATTCAAACAGCCTTAAAAGAAATCCCTGACGACGCTTACTACGCCACTTTTCATGATTTAGCTGAAAAAAGAGCAAACCAAATCACCGAGAAGAGTCCTGTAAAAAAGAAAAAAAAACTTGCCGATTATCTTCTGTACAGGGGCTGGGAATCCAGTTTGGTGTATGAAAAGGTGAATGAGTTGGTGTGA
- a CDS encoding YciI-like protein encodes MNYYVLNYKTADDYLEKRPKYREEHLELAQEYLDKGFLVLGGAMDNPADEALLIFKCESEVEVKSFVAKDPYVKNGLVKEWKIRKWNVVIEKN; translated from the coding sequence ATGAATTATTACGTTCTAAATTATAAAACGGCAGACGATTATCTGGAAAAACGACCCAAATACAGGGAGGAACATTTAGAATTGGCGCAGGAATATTTGGATAAAGGTTTTCTTGTTCTTGGTGGCGCGATGGATAATCCAGCCGATGAGGCTTTACTCATATTTAAATGTGAAAGCGAGGTGGAAGTTAAAAGCTTCGTTGCAAAGGATCCGTATGTAAAAAATGGATTAGTAAAAGAATGGAAAATAAGGAAATGGAATGTAGTTATTGAAAAAAATTAA
- a CDS encoding cupin-like domain-containing protein yields MKLKEIPRLKNISKQDFINNYVKLQKPVVVEKITEDWPAYKKWHLHYIKEVAGDKIVPLYDDRPVTHEDGFNEPHAKMKMCEYVDLLEAKPTNYRIFLYNLMKEVPSLQNDFKWPDIGLKLVKQLPMLFFGGQNSKVFMHFDIDYSNILHFHFHGKKQCIIFPPDQTKYLYKVPHSLISREDIDFDNPDYTKWPALKEAEGFITHLNHGEMLYMPEGYWHYMKYETPGFSMSLRSLPKKPSHFFKAAYNVFIMRNFDNLMRKWKGQAWINEKNRKAITQTHEKLGIES; encoded by the coding sequence ATGAAATTAAAGGAGATACCTCGCCTAAAAAATATATCAAAGCAAGACTTTATAAATAATTATGTAAAGTTACAAAAGCCCGTTGTTGTCGAGAAGATAACTGAAGATTGGCCTGCTTACAAAAAATGGCATCTCCACTACATTAAAGAAGTTGCAGGTGATAAAATAGTTCCTTTATACGACGACAGACCTGTTACCCATGAAGACGGGTTTAACGAGCCACATGCCAAAATGAAAATGTGTGAATACGTAGACCTTTTGGAAGCAAAACCTACGAATTACCGCATTTTTCTATATAATTTAATGAAGGAAGTGCCTTCTCTTCAAAATGATTTTAAGTGGCCAGACATCGGCTTAAAATTGGTAAAGCAATTGCCAATGTTGTTTTTTGGAGGACAGAACAGCAAGGTGTTTATGCATTTCGATATTGACTATTCAAATATTCTTCATTTTCATTTCCACGGAAAAAAGCAATGCATCATATTCCCTCCTGATCAAACTAAATATCTATACAAAGTACCACATTCTTTAATTTCCCGGGAAGATATAGACTTCGACAACCCCGATTACACCAAATGGCCGGCCCTTAAAGAGGCAGAGGGTTTTATTACCCACTTAAACCATGGTGAAATGCTTTACATGCCCGAAGGGTATTGGCATTATATGAAATATGAAACCCCAGGTTTTTCTATGAGTTTGCGTTCCCTTCCGAAGAAACCGTCGCATTTTTTTAAAGCGGCGTACAACGTTTTTATAATGCGTAACTTTGATAATTTGATGCGCAAATGGAAAGGGCAAGCTTGGATAAATGAAAAAAACAGAAAAGCGATCACCCAAACCCATGAAAAACTAGGTATTGAATCCTGA
- the bioB gene encoding biotin synthase BioB: MSEIRHNWTQEEILEIYNKPLMELLYEAATVHRKHHDPNTVQVSTLLSIKTGGCPEDCGYCPQAARYHTDIEGNDLMTVPHVKAQALRAKEAGSSRVCMGAAWRNVKDGPEFDQVLEMVRTINKLDMEVCCTLGMITENQAQRLAEAGLYAYNHNLDTSEEYYKEVISTRGFVDRLETIDNVRKTNVTVCSGGIIGMGEKIEDRAGMLVALSTLSPQPESVPINALVAVDGTPMEDEKPVEIWEMVRMVATTRIVMPQTQVRLSAGRTQMSREGQAMCFFAGANSIFAGDKLLTTPNPDVNEDMEMFKMLGLNPQKPFVKKAKPDTVEASESKYLPLGEKPKWSRPGHTIEKNELAKENAKKAKSV, encoded by the coding sequence ATGAGTGAGATAAGACATAACTGGACACAAGAAGAAATTTTAGAGATTTACAACAAGCCTTTAATGGAGCTATTGTACGAAGCCGCTACGGTACACAGGAAACATCACGACCCAAATACCGTTCAAGTTTCCACGCTCTTATCGATAAAAACAGGAGGATGTCCAGAAGACTGCGGTTATTGCCCTCAAGCAGCTCGTTATCATACAGACATTGAAGGAAACGATTTAATGACAGTTCCCCATGTAAAAGCACAGGCTTTACGTGCCAAGGAAGCAGGGAGTTCCCGCGTTTGTATGGGTGCCGCTTGGAGAAACGTAAAAGACGGCCCAGAATTTGACCAAGTTTTAGAAATGGTTCGTACCATTAACAAGCTCGACATGGAAGTTTGTTGTACACTGGGGATGATTACAGAAAACCAAGCACAACGTCTTGCAGAAGCAGGATTGTATGCTTATAATCATAATCTGGATACTTCAGAAGAATATTATAAAGAAGTAATTTCTACCAGAGGTTTCGTAGACCGCTTGGAAACCATAGACAACGTAAGAAAAACAAATGTTACTGTTTGTAGCGGTGGTATTATTGGTATGGGAGAAAAAATAGAAGACCGCGCCGGTATGTTGGTCGCTCTTTCCACTTTGAGTCCGCAACCAGAATCTGTACCTATCAACGCCTTGGTGGCCGTAGATGGTACGCCAATGGAAGACGAAAAACCAGTAGAAATATGGGAAATGGTTAGAATGGTAGCCACTACCAGAATTGTTATGCCACAAACACAGGTAAGGCTCTCCGCAGGGCGCACCCAAATGAGCAGGGAAGGTCAAGCGATGTGCTTTTTTGCAGGAGCAAATTCAATTTTTGCAGGAGACAAACTCTTAACCACTCCAAACCCTGATGTGAATGAGGACATGGAAATGTTTAAAATGCTGGGACTAAATCCACAAAAACCTTTCGTTAAAAAAGCGAAACCAGATACGGTGGAAGCATCAGAATCCAAATATCTGCCGTTGGGTGAAAAGCCTAAATGGTCCAGACCGGGACATACCATCGAAAAAAACGAATTAGCCAAAGAAAATGCCAAAAAGGCAAAATCCGTTTAA
- a CDS encoding beta-ketoacyl synthase N-terminal-like domain-containing protein, which translates to MNNKIAITALSSISALGSNTKTVWENYLKADHFLKEQDFKTHKALVAAISKDDQKEISDLRNSDLKYKNLDNSVLYAMYIARKAVKEAGWQAGDNFGINIGSSRGATALFEKYHQEYLENQQSSTLASPTTTLGNISSWLAHDLRSQGPELSHSITCSTALHALTNGVAWLNSGMSNKFLVGGSEASLTPFTIAQIKALKIYAENASEEYPCKALDLNKTRNSMVLGEGAGVICMETNPSKAALAYIEGVGYATEILKHNISISEDAECFQKSMKMALKNTNPNEVDVIVMHAPGTRKGDSTEMKAIEKVFGSKTPALTTNKWKIGHTFGASGILSLELAILMMQQQHFIPVPYLRETTKPKQIKKVLVNAVGFGGNAVSVLLSSEA; encoded by the coding sequence ATGAATAACAAAATAGCCATTACGGCCCTTTCATCCATTTCTGCTTTAGGAAGTAACACCAAAACAGTTTGGGAAAATTATTTAAAAGCCGATCATTTTTTAAAAGAACAAGATTTCAAAACACATAAGGCATTGGTCGCGGCTATTTCTAAAGACGACCAAAAAGAAATTTCTGATTTAAGGAATTCCGATTTAAAATATAAAAACCTAGACAATTCGGTTTTATACGCCATGTACATCGCTCGAAAAGCGGTAAAAGAAGCTGGATGGCAAGCTGGGGACAACTTTGGTATTAATATAGGGTCGTCCCGTGGCGCAACTGCACTCTTTGAAAAATACCACCAAGAATATTTAGAAAATCAACAATCGAGCACCTTGGCCTCTCCTACGACCACTCTAGGGAATATTTCTTCTTGGTTGGCTCACGACCTACGATCGCAAGGCCCAGAGCTTTCCCATTCCATCACTTGTTCTACCGCGCTTCATGCTCTTACCAATGGGGTTGCTTGGCTAAACAGCGGTATGAGCAATAAATTTTTGGTAGGGGGAAGCGAAGCCAGTTTAACTCCGTTTACCATTGCGCAAATAAAGGCGTTGAAAATTTATGCTGAAAACGCTTCAGAAGAATATCCCTGTAAAGCGTTGGACCTCAACAAAACCAGAAATAGTATGGTTTTAGGAGAAGGTGCTGGAGTAATTTGCATGGAAACCAACCCTTCAAAAGCAGCACTGGCGTATATTGAAGGTGTGGGGTATGCCACGGAAATTTTAAAACATAACATTTCCATTTCTGAAGATGCAGAATGCTTTCAGAAATCAATGAAAATGGCTTTGAAGAATACAAATCCAAACGAAGTCGACGTTATTGTAATGCACGCGCCAGGAACACGAAAAGGAGATAGCACCGAAATGAAAGCTATCGAAAAAGTATTCGGTAGCAAAACACCTGCCTTAACAACCAATAAATGGAAAATTGGGCATACTTTTGGCGCCTCTGGAATTCTAAGCTTGGAGTTGGCGATATTAATGATGCAGCAACAACATTTTATTCCTGTACCATACCTGCGAGAGACAACCAAACCCAAACAAATTAAAAAAGTATTGGTAAATGCCGTAGGTTTTGGTGGAAATGCGGTAAGTGTATTGCTATCTTCGGAGGCTTAA
- a CDS encoding NAD(P)-dependent alcohol dehydrogenase, with protein sequence MTEVKAYAAHESEADLVPYKIERRETKDIDVKIEIDFCGVCHSDIHQVQNDWKNSKYPVVPGHEIIGHVTEVGSKVSKFKVGDLVGVGCLVDSCKECNSCKDNLEQYCENGAVATYNGADKHLGGHTFGGYSEQITVREDFVLKIPENIDTKAAAPLLCAGITTWSPLREWNVKKGDKVGVIGLGGLGHMGIKFAHALGAEVVMITTSPEKAEDAKSLGADSVLISKDKDQMKEQASSFDFLLNTIPVGHDINPYLGLLKRDGTMVLVGAIEPIDPVHGGALVMGRKRVAGSMIGGIKETQEMLDFCGEHNIVSDVEMIDIQNINDAFDRVVKSDVKYRFVIDMKSLKK encoded by the coding sequence ATGACTGAAGTTAAAGCATATGCAGCTCATGAAAGTGAAGCTGACTTAGTTCCATATAAGATTGAAAGAAGAGAAACCAAAGACATAGACGTAAAAATAGAAATCGATTTTTGCGGTGTTTGCCATAGCGACATCCATCAAGTACAGAACGATTGGAAGAATTCGAAATACCCGGTTGTTCCAGGTCACGAAATTATCGGCCATGTTACAGAAGTTGGTTCTAAAGTCTCCAAGTTTAAAGTAGGCGATCTTGTTGGTGTGGGCTGTCTAGTAGACTCCTGTAAAGAATGTAATTCCTGTAAAGATAATTTAGAGCAATACTGTGAAAATGGTGCGGTTGCCACCTATAATGGTGCCGATAAACACTTGGGTGGCCATACATTCGGTGGATACTCCGAACAAATTACAGTGCGTGAAGATTTTGTTTTAAAAATACCAGAAAACATAGATACAAAAGCAGCTGCACCACTATTGTGCGCTGGGATAACCACTTGGTCTCCTTTACGCGAATGGAACGTTAAAAAAGGTGATAAAGTTGGTGTAATTGGTCTGGGCGGACTCGGGCATATGGGAATTAAATTTGCGCATGCTTTAGGCGCTGAGGTAGTTATGATAACCACTTCCCCAGAAAAAGCAGAAGATGCAAAATCCTTGGGGGCAGATAGTGTTTTAATTTCTAAAGATAAAGACCAAATGAAAGAGCAGGCTTCTAGTTTCGATTTTCTTTTGAATACCATTCCAGTTGGCCACGATATCAATCCATACCTTGGTTTATTGAAAAGAGATGGAACCATGGTTTTAGTGGGTGCCATTGAACCAATAGACCCTGTTCATGGCGGCGCACTAGTTATGGGAAGAAAACGAGTAGCCGGCTCTATGATAGGTGGTATAAAAGAAACACAAGAGATGTTAGATTTTTGCGGGGAGCACAATATCGTTTCTGATGTTGAAATGATCGATATACAGAACATTAATGATGCCTTCGATCGCGTTGTAAAATCTGATGTTAAGTATCGATTTGTAATAGATATGAAATCGCTTAAAAAATAA
- a CDS encoding ribonuclease E/G translates to MNKELIVRSSSSDVDFAILKDGKLIELHKEEESSNFSVGDIMLAKVRKPVTGLNAAFVNVGYEKDAFLHYHDLGPQLSSLLKFIKRVSTGKLKDFSLKNFPFEKDIDKNGVINNVLKANQSILVQIVKEPISTKGPRISSELSIAGRYLVLVPFSDRVSVSQKIESKEEKDRLKRLVQSIRPKGFGVIVRTVAEGKKVAELDKDLNNLLAKWTALCKKIYKASYPSKVLSEMNRAASILRDVFNDDFTGIYVDDETLYFQIKDYLHEIAPEKESIVKLYDSNVPIFEKYGIERQIKTSFGRTVSSSKGAYLVIEHTEALHVIDVNSGNRSNKAKSQEDTALEVNLIAASEVARQLRLRDMGGIIVVDFIDMSNADNRRKLFDHLREEMRDDRAKHKILPPSKFGLIQITRQRVRPEMNIKTREENPNGNDGEVEAPIVLINKITFDLERIIKSKNGNNGIVLNAHPFIAAYLTKGFPSVRSKWFLEHKKWVKILPRDAYTYLEYRFKDKNGKILK, encoded by the coding sequence GTGAATAAAGAATTAATTGTAAGATCTAGTTCCTCTGACGTTGATTTTGCCATATTAAAGGATGGAAAACTTATTGAATTACACAAGGAAGAAGAAAGCAGTAATTTCTCTGTGGGAGATATCATGCTTGCAAAAGTGCGTAAGCCGGTTACCGGCCTTAACGCAGCTTTTGTAAATGTAGGGTACGAAAAAGATGCATTTTTGCATTACCACGATTTAGGGCCGCAATTAAGTTCTTTGTTGAAATTCATTAAACGTGTAAGCACAGGTAAATTAAAAGATTTCTCTTTAAAAAATTTCCCATTTGAAAAAGATATAGATAAAAATGGCGTTATAAACAACGTTTTAAAAGCCAATCAATCTATACTTGTACAAATTGTAAAAGAGCCTATTTCCACAAAAGGACCACGAATAAGTTCTGAGCTATCAATAGCCGGAAGATATTTGGTTCTTGTTCCTTTTTCAGACCGCGTTTCTGTTTCTCAAAAAATAGAAAGCAAAGAAGAAAAAGACCGTTTAAAAAGGCTTGTACAAAGCATTCGACCCAAAGGGTTTGGTGTAATTGTACGCACAGTGGCAGAAGGCAAAAAAGTCGCCGAACTAGACAAAGATTTAAACAACCTGTTAGCAAAATGGACAGCGTTGTGTAAAAAAATTTATAAAGCTAGTTATCCATCTAAAGTTTTGAGTGAAATGAATCGTGCCGCCTCTATTTTAAGAGATGTGTTCAACGACGACTTTACTGGGATTTATGTAGATGACGAAACGCTTTATTTTCAAATTAAAGATTACTTGCATGAAATTGCGCCAGAGAAAGAATCTATTGTAAAATTGTATGACTCGAATGTTCCTATTTTTGAAAAATACGGAATTGAGAGACAAATTAAAACTTCTTTTGGACGAACAGTATCCTCTAGTAAAGGAGCATATTTGGTTATAGAACATACCGAAGCATTGCATGTTATAGATGTAAACAGCGGTAACCGTTCTAACAAGGCGAAATCTCAAGAAGATACCGCACTGGAAGTAAACCTTATTGCAGCTAGCGAAGTAGCTAGACAGTTAAGATTACGGGATATGGGTGGTATTATTGTTGTAGATTTTATCGATATGTCTAATGCAGACAACCGCAGAAAACTATTCGACCATTTAAGAGAAGAAATGCGAGACGATAGAGCCAAACACAAAATCCTCCCTCCAAGTAAGTTTGGCCTCATACAAATTACTAGACAGCGCGTAAGGCCAGAGATGAATATTAAAACCCGTGAGGAAAACCCGAACGGTAACGATGGTGAAGTAGAAGCACCAATAGTTTTAATAAATAAAATTACTTTCGATCTCGAGCGAATAATTAAAAGCAAAAATGGCAATAATGGAATTGTTTTAAATGCACACCCGTTTATTGCCGCTTATTTAACAAAAGGATTTCCATCCGTACGTTCTAAATGGTTTTTAGAACACAAAAAATGGGTCAAGATTTTACCAAGAGATGCTTACACATACCTAGAATACCGTTTTAAAGATAAAAACGGGAAAATCTTAAAATAA
- a CDS encoding HU family DNA-binding protein — protein MTKADIVAKISEKLGMEKGDVQATVESFMEEVKNSLESGDNVYLRGFGSFIIKTRAEKTGRNISKNTTIKIPAHNIPAFKPAKVFVEGVKTSVEVK, from the coding sequence ATGACTAAAGCAGACATTGTAGCTAAGATTTCAGAGAAACTTGGCATGGAAAAGGGAGATGTACAGGCAACTGTTGAATCTTTTATGGAAGAGGTGAAAAACTCACTAGAAAGCGGTGATAATGTTTACCTAAGAGGTTTTGGTAGTTTCATCATTAAAACAAGAGCAGAAAAAACAGGAAGAAACATTTCTAAGAACACGACAATTAAAATTCCTGCTCACAATATTCCAGCTTTCAAACCCGCAAAAGTATTTGTAGAGGGTGTTAAAACTAGCGTAGAAGTAAAATAA
- the mutY gene encoding A/G-specific adenine glycosylase, with product MDFKGQIIHWYEKNKRDLPWRTTKNPYNIWLSEIMLQQTRVEQGLPYYLKFISTYPTVFDLAQAKQEEVLKLWQGLGYYSRARNLHETAKKVAVDFNGEFPDNYSDLKKLKGIGDYTASAIASICFNEAAPVVDGNVYRVLSRYYGISLAINSTEGVKYFKELAEELIDHKDPGTYNQALMEFGAKQCKPQSPDCNNCPLQHGCYAFSENKIADLPVKLKKTKVRKRFFNYIILTDDEKTILQQRTKKDIWQHLYEFPLIETSEEINHEKLLEHQDFKNLTEGSLFELNLYNQESKLHKLSHQHIYTRFWIVTLQDKLKTGIDNKKVKDYPVPVLVANFVEDFGF from the coding sequence ATGGATTTTAAAGGGCAGATCATACATTGGTATGAAAAAAATAAACGGGATTTACCATGGAGAACAACCAAGAATCCCTATAATATATGGCTTTCAGAAATTATGCTTCAGCAAACAAGAGTAGAGCAAGGACTGCCTTATTATTTAAAATTTATCTCTACATATCCAACGGTTTTCGATCTTGCCCAAGCAAAACAAGAGGAGGTTCTTAAACTTTGGCAGGGCCTTGGGTACTATTCCAGAGCGCGAAATCTTCACGAAACTGCTAAAAAAGTGGCGGTGGATTTTAATGGAGAATTTCCTGATAATTATTCAGATTTAAAAAAGCTGAAAGGCATTGGCGATTATACCGCAAGCGCCATTGCTTCCATTTGTTTTAACGAGGCGGCACCTGTGGTAGACGGAAATGTGTACAGGGTATTATCGCGCTACTATGGCATAAGCCTTGCCATAAACAGTACGGAGGGTGTAAAATATTTTAAAGAGTTAGCGGAAGAATTAATAGACCATAAAGATCCTGGCACCTATAACCAAGCGTTGATGGAATTTGGCGCCAAACAGTGCAAGCCGCAGTCACCCGATTGTAATAATTGCCCGCTTCAGCATGGTTGTTATGCTTTTTCTGAAAATAAGATAGCAGATTTGCCTGTAAAACTTAAAAAGACGAAGGTTAGAAAACGTTTCTTCAACTATATAATTTTAACAGACGATGAAAAAACCATCCTTCAGCAACGCACCAAAAAAGATATTTGGCAGCATTTGTATGAATTTCCTTTAATTGAAACTTCCGAAGAAATTAACCATGAGAAACTTTTGGAGCACCAAGATTTTAAAAATTTAACGGAAGGGAGTCTTTTTGAACTCAATCTTTATAACCAAGAATCGAAATTGCACAAATTATCGCATCAACACATATATACTCGATTTTGGATTGTAACTTTGCAGGATAAATTAAAAACTGGGATAGATAATAAAAAGGTGAAAGATTATCCTGTGCCAGTGCTAGTTGCCAATTTCGTAGAAGATTTTGGTTTTTAA